The following nucleotide sequence is from Futiania mangrovi.
TATGGCTACACGACGCCTGGATCGCCGCTCTATGCCGAGGGCGTGGTCAAGGCCGTCGAGGCGAGCGTCGACCTGCTCGACGCCGCGCGCGCGGCCGGCGTACCCATCATCTACACCAAGGTGATGTACCACCCCTCCGGCATGGACGGAGGGCTCTTCGCGCAGAAGGTTCCGGTGCTGCAACGCCTCGTTCCGGGTGAGCGCCTCGTGGAGATCGACGACCGGGTCGCGCCGCACCCCGAGGACCTCGTCATCGTGAAAAACTATCCGAGTGCCTTCTTCGGGACCTCGCTAGCCGCCACGCTCACGTCGGAGGGCATCGACACGCTGATCCTGCTCGGCTGTTCCACGAGCGGCTGCGTGCGCGCGACCGCCATCGACACCATCCAGCACGGCTTCCGCGGGATCGTCCCGCGCGAATGTGTCGGCGACCGTCACGACGGGCCGCACGATGCGAACCTGTTCGACATGAACGCGAAATACGCCGATGTCCTGCCGCGTGAGGAGGTCATCGCGCACCTGAAGGGACTGGCCCGCACCAAGGCGGCATGAGCCCAGATATCCGGGAGGACCGACAATGACCCAGACCATACCGACAGCCGAGGACCGGATTTCGGTCTATTGGCAGACCGGCTGCACAAGCTGCCTGCGTACCAAGGAATTCCTGACCGAGCACGGCATCGAGTTCCGTTCCCGCAACGTGCTGGAGGACGACACCGCGCTCGACGAGCTTGCCCGCTTCGGCCTGCGCCAGGTGCCGATCGTGGTGCGCGGCGACGAGTGGGCGAACGGCCAGATCCTGCGCGATGTGGCGAAGCTGTGCGGTATTCCGTGGGGCGACGACAGGATCCTGCCGCCGGAGGAATTGCGCCGGCGCATCAATACGATCATCGCCGCAACGCGCGAGAACACGCTGAAGCTGCCGCAGTCGGAGATGCAGACCAACCTGCCGAACCGTCCGCGCAGCTATGCCGACCTCGTCTACCACACCTTCAACATCGTGGATGCGTTCGTGGAGCAGGAGGAGGGCATCCCCCTCGTCTACGAAAGCTATTACCGCCTACCCCCGAAGGAGATGCAGACGCCCGAGGGCCTCGCCGCCTACGGCGACCACGTGGCCAGGCGCTTCAACGACTGGTTCGACGCAAACGGCAAGTCCGTGGACTGGAGCGAGCGCGTCGACGTCTATTACGGCGAGCAGTCGCGCCACGACTTCCTGGAGCGGACCACCTGGCACTCCGGCCAGCACGCCCGCCAGCTGATCTGGGTGCTGGAACGGCTGGGCATCGAGCCCGCGCACCGTTTCGCCCCGGACGCCTTCCGCGGGCTGCCGATCCCGGAGAAGGTCTGGGACAGCGAGGCGGCCTGAGCCGCCAGGACCAATGACTGGACGGGCCCAATGGCAGGGCGGGCCTCAGCCCGCCTTGCGCGCCTGCCAGCCGTCGAGCTTCGAGCGCGCCCCGTTCGTCGCGGGATCCATCGCCGCGTCGTGGTTGTCGCGCTTCGCCGTCAGCTCGATCACATAGCCGTTCGGATCGCGGAAATAGATCGAATCGATGAACCCGTGGTCCGAGATGCCGCGTGTCTCGCGCCCCTCCGCCTTGCCCTTCTCGAACATGGCGTGCAGGTCGTCGTGGCTGACCTCCAGTGCGATGTGGAGGTCGAAATCGTGCTGGTCCTTGAACTCGAAGGGGCGGTCGGGCGCCTCGAAGAACGCGAGGTACGACCCGTCGTCCAGCTCGTAGAAGGTGTGCAGCGTGTTCGTCCCGCGCCCGCTCTTCGTCTCGGTGATCTCCAGCGTGTGGGCAAGCGGCAGGCCCAGGAAATCCTCGTAGAACGCCCGCGTCTCCTCGGAGTCGCGGCAGCGGTAGGCGTTGTGGTGCAATCCCTTGATCATCGGGCGTCCTCCTTGCGGCATGTCGTCGTCGGC
It contains:
- a CDS encoding N-carbamoylsarcosine amidohydrolase, producing MTESRETNYAGVFDNRLGWGRKPAVLVIDFTYGYTTPGSPLYAEGVVKAVEASVDLLDAARAAGVPIIYTKVMYHPSGMDGGLFAQKVPVLQRLVPGERLVEIDDRVAPHPEDLVIVKNYPSAFFGTSLAATLTSEGIDTLILLGCSTSGCVRATAIDTIQHGFRGIVPRECVGDRHDGPHDANLFDMNAKYADVLPREEVIAHLKGLARTKAA
- a CDS encoding glutaredoxin domain-containing protein → MTQTIPTAEDRISVYWQTGCTSCLRTKEFLTEHGIEFRSRNVLEDDTALDELARFGLRQVPIVVRGDEWANGQILRDVAKLCGIPWGDDRILPPEELRRRINTIIAATRENTLKLPQSEMQTNLPNRPRSYADLVYHTFNIVDAFVEQEEGIPLVYESYYRLPPKEMQTPEGLAAYGDHVARRFNDWFDANGKSVDWSERVDVYYGEQSRHDFLERTTWHSGQHARQLIWVLERLGIEPAHRFAPDAFRGLPIPEKVWDSEAA
- a CDS encoding VOC family protein; its protein translation is MIKGLHHNAYRCRDSEETRAFYEDFLGLPLAHTLEITETKSGRGTNTLHTFYELDDGSYLAFFEAPDRPFEFKDQHDFDLHIALEVSHDDLHAMFEKGKAEGRETRGISDHGFIDSIYFRDPNGYVIELTAKRDNHDAAMDPATNGARSKLDGWQARKAG